A region of the Channa argus isolate prfri chromosome 14, Channa argus male v1.0, whole genome shotgun sequence genome:
acacacaccacaccaaAGGTGAACAACAGCTGGAGAGTCAGGATGCTGAAAACCTGCACAAGGAACAAGAAAAGATCAGTTtattaaaaggagtttttttatcaaataagCTGGACTGTAAAGAGCGTGAGGCAAAATTTAAGATCTCATAGTTACATAATGGCTCAATAAAGTTTTAGTTTTCATAGATTTCAAGAGGTAAACAGTATTGACTTACTAAGCTGATCGAACACATCCCAGCATGCAAAACACTCGTTTAATCTCCAGATGCCAATACCTCAGCTTTGGCTATCAGGGTAACCAAGTAGTGATCTGAGTAAACAGTTTTTGTCTGGCACTGAAAACTGACTTGTTTGCTGTCCGTCTCTATAAATCTGCACTCGCAAGAATCTGGAATGGTTACATTCACACATGAGCTTCATAAGGCCAGAATCAGCACAGATGGTTATCCTGCGTATTTATTCACGTTTGACTCTGTGCATGCCGTGCGTTGATATACTTTGCACAGTGCATtagtgagaaaaagagagggcagcagtggctcagctcgtagagtggccacctactgaCCACAGGGTCGGGGGTTCGTGCCCCGCTCCTtccgaccacatgttgaagtgaccccgggcaagacactgaacccccaagcccatccccatccccagctgtgcagtgtcgttTTTTAGTGAGAAAATAGTTTGTCTTCTGACCTCTCACCATCTCCAGCGTATGGTTATTATGGCCTTACAACTACACACTGATTCTCTTGTAGAGACAAGCAAGCATTACATGCTTGCTTAGTTAAATCAAGgggatttatattttttataattttagtttgacCCCTAAAAACTTAACAATATCTATTTTGagcttttttagtttaaaatctGGCATTTGTCCAtgagtcatttatttttgctctcagatttatttatttcaataagTTTTAAAGGCCCCGGGAGGGAAAAGCCATTAATATACAGCACCAAGAATAAAATGTGGCAAAGTCCCTACATGCATTTTTTGCTTTCTTAATTTTCTTGCAGCTCCTTAGGAGGGTTTCACCCCTGCATGGGAGATTCTGGTGCAGGGTAAcgtttaataaaacaatattcctGTCAAGACATGAACACACTTGATACTGCTTACCAGTAAACCAAACATATTTCATCATTTGTCATCAGTAAAGTCGACGTGCATTTTAGATGAATGCAGATATTACTTACACTTGGTGGGACAAGAGTGAACCAACCTTTCTAATAAACCCTCTTCTCACAGCCAGGTCATCAAAAGAAGATGGGTCTGTTGTGGAAGTTGTCCGCAATGGGGCTTCTTGATTTATGCTGGCATAAGACTTACAACCAGTGCCAGGCTGAACGATGACTGTTGTCTCAGTTATGGGTGGAAAGTATGTTACTTGGGCTGCAGGGTAAGGTGGAAGTGGCTGTTCTTGATAGGAgtatggtggtggtggtgaggaCATATCAGAGCCGGGTGTGTGCTGTGTCTCTTTAGATGTGATCAGATGATCATGATCAGATGGACCTGACATTATGGAGGACACTGTGGACCAGAGAACAGTTTCAGTTAAAGCTCAGCTTATGCAAAAGGAAATGACACAGAACTTGGACTGCAAAGAAcaatcatttttaatatataggTTTTTGTGATGTATAGATTTTTAGGAAGATTGCTTGTTTTGCCAGATCAACAGCCAAACAGccaaagaatgttttttgaatacatataataataagaAACTCTTCAGTCAAAAAGCATATTTGGAGATTTGCCTAAAAGTTAATTTGACTATTCACAAAgttatacattttctgttaatttgtTTGTATGAGACAGAATGTGAAGAACAGTCAATCTGTTACCCTCAACAGTCAATTTCCTGTCTGtcaaaatgttcattttgtgaAACACTGGCATTTTTCACAACCTGCCCATAGCAGCTACAGGTTTACTTTTTGTCACATGTAGATTGTTTAAGTCAACCACACTTGCTGCTGACTTGTTGCCCAAGAACAGCATAAACATTAGGAAGTAAAACCTGGGCCGTGGGGCCGCTTCTCCTAAATGAAGGTGGAATTTTCAACAATTGGAAACACAGCGATAAGTCAAAGTAATAAGAACAGCACGTCTTTCTCACAGCAGACTTTACCAGCAACACTGAACCTAAAGCAGCTAGTGAAtttcagaaattaattttattgaagAAGTCATCACACATTCATTTGGTTATTTACACatacagcaacacattttttgcGGCAAGATGTTACTGGCGTTATGTagacatatttagttttaatagaACATATTGGCTTTTGATCAAGAAGGATGCAAGGGTTTAGGGAGGTTGTGTGAAGACATATTACATCAGATAAAAGATATCATCCCTCTGCAAcctgcttctttttgttttttttttagaaagtcaGTTTAAAATCTGATGCACCCAtttcaatgtgtgttttaatctgGGCAAATGATTTGATGTCTCCCACATTGAGATTTTTTCGCTGCCAGAGATCTAAAAACTATAAAGCTAGAGTATCCACACTTATAGATAATAGTAgtggtaaaaatatatatattcctTTGCGTTTTTAGTGAACAAATCTATTAGCACATATTAACATAATGTCTTGGTATGGAGGTATGTTATATAACAAAGAAGAGGGTGATCTTACCTTTTCTGCTGGATTATACCTGTGTCAGAAAACCTCAACGGTTACACCAAAAAAAGCACTGAGTGTGTGCAGATAGGTGTTATTTATTCTAATGGCCTGTGGCTTATTGTTTCACTTCCTGACCAtttcaaatgatgaaaaaaaatcctgttagTGAAAAACCTGCATTGTGTGGAAATGTGGAAACTTCACTGTTGCTTCATAGGCGTTACGTCGTCACACTGGGGTCAGTGGAAGTCTGCTGTATTCGAAACAGAATCCGACTGTCCTGACCTGATTACGGTGAAGCcatgatatactgtatgttatatTAACTGCACATATACTGTGGATGTAACCGACATTATCATTTAGTTGTTGCATagattgaagaaaaaaatccgTGTGCCTTTGGTGCCAAGCAGcaattatataattaaaatacgAGTGTGCAGCCTGTTTCCAGACAGCTCAGTCTTTTCCCACATCTCAGATGTTGTGTCAAGCGAAAGTGGCAGGTCATTGTTATTCTCTTACAAAACAGATCTTGATATTACTAATATGTCCTGATAAAGTGTAGCTAATACATTGTTCTTTACATGATTAGGTGCTTAGGAGTAATGCATTGAAGTAGTAATCATTATACACTCAGTTACCGGCATATTAGGAACATCAGTTAAACCAAATCAGTCCCCCCATGGGCCTGTGCCATAAAAGAAATCTCAATATTAATGACAGCAATATAATTTTTAGTTATTCCCCAATAACAATTGTTTTGTTATAAACAAATGAATTTGTGAAAATAGGCCAAATTGCACATCAAcctttacactttacaaaagATTTTGGTATTAATAAAGGTAAAGGAGCAAAAAATGCATATCACCTTTTACcgagtaaaataaaaaaagttaggaTGATGTTTGTAATTAACCAGATAATCTCATTGAGCTCAAAATTTATTTTGCAAGAGACCTGAGAATAGGGTatattttgtttgaaaagttGTCTTTCAAATATCACCCATGTTTCAAATCATGAACTGTCACAGCAGCCCTGACATCCGGGTGGACattctgtaaaatataaatattatgttttcatcatttataTCTACTCCCATATGGAACAACCCTGATTATGTCatcgataaaaaaaaaacccactccACTAGTGCAGTTGGGCAGAAAAGGGAATTACACATTCCAAACCTCTTTGAAAGTAACAGTATGATCCCATCCCCCAAATTGGTCCAACTAATCACTTAACCATcacaaaaaggggaaaagagATTTATATACTACTCACAATGCCAACTTCTGTATTAAAATTTCCAAAAATATCTTATCAATGACCAAAAATGCTGACAACACATCATATAATTCTACTCAAAATACTCTGGATAACTATGTTCATGCTGTGACATTGCACATCCATGAGTAGTTTTTGGGAAGACATTACTCAATCCGTCTGCCTGGGCTGCCATATCCTCGCCCACTCTGCTTAGTAGACTTAATCAACCCTCTGTCTGAAGAATAAAAACCGTGATTTACCCGTAGTCACTCTAAAGCCTAGAAAACCAGCCTCTGGGACTGGAGCTCATAAAACTCCATACATATTTCCTCAATGAAGAAAATTTATAGATTATCGCTCTGGAAAATGTATCCACTCCCAGTcacaacagacacagaaagCCTGATTGAGTCTTGACTCATAATATCTTTTCATCATTGTTGTTACTATTGTTAtgaatgtataattttttttttaaccaagttATGCACAAAAtgcctatgaacacacacactttcaaaccTTTTGTGTCCATCATACAAAACTGTTTGCTTATTGAAATGTCACTTTGTTTGTCCTGCTCTGTACctagcataaaataaaaataataaaaataaaacaaaagaactgtACAAACCCAAAATGCATTATGGAGacgtgaaaacacaaaatggacCTTCACAAAACATCTCTCAcacatatttattgtaaaaaatacatataaaaacaatttctgagACATACAAAAGATTGGAGCTTAGAAACAGTATATTGAACAGACAAAGACCAAGCCATTTTTTTGAATTTCATTacatatttacaatttaataaataaaaatcaattaggtttttttttttaaaccagagtAAAGGCAGATTGTCCATATCTTGGGGATGCAGATACCGCTGTGGTGTCTCTTTGAAAAACATTCTCATTGAACACATCGGTCTCCAAGCACAGAGCACACAGAGAATTGCTGCTCTGCGATTCAAGTCATTTATACAAAATACCATCCTTGGTTGGAGAAGCTACTTTACACGCACGTGTTTAGTTAGCATTGGTAAAAATTGAGGTATTGCACCACACAGCTTTGAGGGGGTTAGAAAGTAAATGAGGCCAATGGTGGGTTTCAgattgtcttattttttttttatttgacaaccAACCACCACTATTACCTGCTCCCCTCAAACACCCCACCCTCCCAGCCAAAGTATACAATATCATAATTTATCACCACGACAAATGTAACACCTAAGGATCAATGCACCTCGTCTTCCGCACTCTCACACAATGCCCCCAATGCGCAGACGGACTTTTGGCATTAGTTTTCTATTCTCCAATACAGAACAATGACAAACATGCACAGGGCTGCCCTCTAGTGGAGAAACATGTTGTAGCACCTCAGACTGCAGAACAACAGGGATCAGAGGAGAAACAAGAGACTGGAGTGAACAAACTAGCCAGTAAGAAACTTTTGCACAGGTCTTGCTTCTACGCTGTTCCGTAACACTGCAGGAAGGACAAGGTAACGCATGGAACAGATTTGCCTTTAGTAAAGGCAGCAAAAGCAAtccattcatgtttttgttcttttgcagtTTCCCCTGGCCTGTGAACAACCTGTATCAGACAGCATCTGTTGAGCAGCCTTACTATTGGGCTATAACCTCAGTTCTGCcataaaaacaccacaaaataTCCGCTTGCACGACAACCCCTTCACCAGGCAAAGGCaatcaacacacaaaaaaggcaaaggAAAGCCATTTAACACATTTAGCAATACTGTGGATTATAATGTGATGATATAGCAtctaacacttttttttttaaagggcaaAAGGTTCAGGGCTTGCCATATAATAACTAACCATTAGAACCATTGGCTGTCCATAGCCCCCAGTGATGGGGAAGAAAGGCAGATGCCACATGGTGTAAACATGCCCCCAATATACATCCCTTGCTCCGTGGGTCCCTTTATCCCCTCCCTGACTGGGGATTAATGCCACCAGATGGCAAAACTGTAACTTGGGGTTTGGTCCAAAAAAAGTCCGGATGACACCCCAGCGAATGTTTAACAGTGAGGAGGGGGACAAAAATCCAAACCGCATTTAAAGTGGGACCAATAGGAAGAAGTGCGCCGTGATGCTGCGTACCAATGCCACAGGATGTCTGCCAGCATGACTGTAGATAGAGAACAGTTTCTTGGATGTACAGCCATTTCCAGGAAATTTCCTGTCTCTTGTCATCACcagaacatacaaacacacacacacacacacacacacaacgtcTGGgataactttgtgtgtgtgtgtgtgtgtgtgtgtgtgtgtgggtgggggggagaATCTGCCGCAAGGGAAGAAAAGTGCTGAAATTTGTGCCAACACCCACGCTCTTTTGGCCCTAAACACTACCAACTTTTTTCCTCAACACTCACCAAGTAGCAGCACATTTAACTCGGCATTAACCAACCACCTACCATAAACTGACCtactcagaaaaagaaaatgaaaataaaaaaaatccccccttaaaattcccccTGAAATGTGTACAGGTAATAGAAAACAGACAACACCTAGTAACGGCAGCCCCCATTCACCAAAAACAGGCCTCAACCTCCAGCtagttaaaaataaagcaatgtaACAGTTCGCGCTTTCAGTGTGAGGTTGGTTCATTTGGGTTAAGCCgaggaaagaaaacattcatCCAATGTATGACTTGGAACAATACTTTTTGCAAAATACTTGATAAAATGATCAATCCcatttggagggaaaaaaaaaatacacaggagAGGTTTCGGAGTGACTTTTCCTCCACATTCCTTCCCAAGTTCAGGATCCCTCTGGGGCGAGTTCCATCGTTTTGGGGTGATAattattatttgacatttttgaatgTTGTGCAGATGCAAGCCAAGTctgtaaaaagacagaaaacagctcCGCTTCTGTTCCAACACGGGTTTCGACCACagattagatttttgtttgagtttggCTTGAAAAGGTCTAGAACAAGCCCAGATTGACTGATCCAAACTGAGGGTAGTGGGTGACACCAACTGTAGCTTCCTCTTAGGGTCGTCCACTCAAATACAGGCTTGCATCTGAGAGCGACAGTGAGATTTTGTTTGTTgagttacacatttttattgggattttattgGGATTCAGTGTAGTCTCCTGTAAGGGTGGAAAAAGAATTGTTATTAGACAAAGTAATGCACACTGTAACAACTGTACTAAAGTCTGCAACATGCCTGAGCAGTATGGATAAAATTGATTAACAAATGAAAATTCAGTGTATAAATACATCTAAATGTCTGATAGACAGGGGATGCATATATGCTTCAGTGTATATACAGTGCCCCTCATGAAAATAAGAATAAGTGAAAACAGATAACATTTAGCAGATCCAACAATGCCCATCCAAGCTAAATGTGTATTGTTATGATTTAAAGTTTGCACCCCCCCCCTCCATTTAAATGGCTTCGAAGGGTATTCAAACTTTACCCTAAACCCAACATAACAATGCATATTCAGCTAgttcaaatgttctttttttttcatcatcatcagtagtaaaaaaaacaattgtgtaAAAATTAGATATGGgaacacatttaaattagttACTTAACTCACTTTGAGCATGATTTAAAAGTGGCAACTTCCAATAGGAAAGTAAAAACTTTTATAGACATTGAACAGTATCCATCTGCATTtgaagattatttaaaattttgttccCTGCATACAGTTTCTGTGCGGACTTAAAAGTATTATTTCAAACAGGGACTGTTAATTTAGATGAGAGGTATATAAGATAACACAACATCTTGGTATCTGCATGTATCGTCGATTCAAAGCTGACAAGCACCACAGATATAAGTCTGCTGGGTTTGTTATGGAAAAATTGAGCACTATTGACAATGAGCTACTGAACTGACACTGTGCCATATTCTAATTTAACTCAGCTTCATCTTATTAGTAGCACTGCTGTGGCCAGTGTTGGAACTGAAACTGCATATCCTGGTCATTTGGTAAAgtcttacacatacacacctgaGTCGGTTTGGTCACTGTGACCCGTTTGTCAGTTGAAGGGATGTTCAGGGCAGCAGGGCTTTACCTTGGACCAAGAATCAATGCAGCTACAGGGAGAACAAACATAGTGGTGAGGAtgcaaaaatattacatttagttaaaatgtaGTGTAGGTTTTTTAGATATTCCataatttgttttggaaaactgggcattttatttcaaagacaGAATGACAGCCAACACCATTTACTCTCATGTTTTAACCATAGTTACTAAGTTGCAGTGTCTCAACTGTGAACATCTGCTACTATTTCTCTCCCTTTTGTGATATAGCACGGCTGGATTTTTGAATCATTGATCAAACAAAAGAAGCTATGTGAATCTGTCACATTGAGCTTTGGGAAACTGTGATAATAATACAGGGTACAAAGAATAGAGATACTTGTAGTtctagatttttattttgcctttaaaaGTTTGGGACTTTTTTTCTTGCCAAGTCTCAGCTCAACTGGGtggattaaatgttaatttaatttgttagaCAACAACCACACCTACAACCTATGGAGCAAAACTGAAAGCCTTCAAGatcaaaatgaaagacagacacacagttgaCTGACTGCTGACTAAAcccaaaataatgacaaaaggTAGTCATTAAAAATAGCAGGCAGGATCTTGACTATAACTGACGCACTTAtctttgtcagtttcaagtcTCTGCaagttaattacagtaaaccaAAGCTGCATGGAAGTTGGAGAAACAAAAACCCTAAACGTGGCGTGAAAACATTTGGAGATTACAGCATGCtcttaaaatgagaaatgactGGCACATGATCGGTAGTAAATgggctgaaacacacacaaacactggtgGCACTTTAACACCTTCATTCCCTTGCAAATATATCCTTTCAAAAAGACCAGTAGATCGGCAACTATGTGCAATTACAATATAAATGCAACTGTTTTTACAGTTGTGAAACTTCATTTAGCAAAATAAAGTGTTACAAGGTCAGAAATACAATACTATTGTTCTTTTGATAGGTAATCAACTGGCTCACTGACTGGCGCTGTGACTCTTTAATCACAGGTTTAGGATAATGATTCTTAATTACAATGCCTCAGGCAAACAGTTATGAACATTTCATTGGAATAAACAACAAGTTTTGTTTCCTTATTTTCTGAAACCTTTTTCATGTCTGGAAATTGGAAAATacgaatttttttttaaatacacatttttcacTCATCTTAACTTTTCAATATTccagtattttattaaaatgcaaatacatcaACTGAAGTGTTTCACCTCTTATGGTAGACACAGAGGCAAGCCAGCCTCGCAATGGTCTCTCCTTGTACCAGATCCTCCAAACAGATGGAGCATTCTCCGCTGTCTTTACTGAGCACGTCCgctgtaaacacaaacaccGAACAACCACAAGCTTTTACAGCCTATTCAAAACTCAACCGCCGGGGCTTTTCTGTTATATGACACTTACTATTGTAAGGTAGGGGAGGAGATGTGAGGCAGCTCAACAGGTGATCCTCAATCCGACCCCCAGGGAAAGGCTTTGAGCAGAAAGGACAGCGGATATCTGTACAGAGCAGAGATTGCACTGTTGTGTAAgagatataaataaaagataaatgttCACATCACAATGAGCACAAATACCATGTATGGATATTTAGATTGCACGCTCAAGACCAGAACGAAACCCACTCTGTCAGCATAAAGGCTAATGATTGACGTTACCTTAGGTTTAATTGACTCCCGAGTAGTTTGAAGCTTTATCTGGCTTTTATGCACAATGCAAAACAGCAACTCCAGTCTGACTCTTTCATGGATGGGGACAGAAAACAGTGCCACGCTGCCCTAAATTCTCCTCATTCTATGAGCGGCTGCCAACAGATAGCAGGCATGTGGAGTTGTGACCCATTTCCCCACACTTGCTAGAGGGCTGGCCTGGGAAAGCCACCACACTTGTGTTTTGGCTGTGTGTAAATCTAATTTGTTATGCAGTGCACGGATTATGCATTTTCACTTCCCATTTGCACTTCTACCAACAGTGCGAAAAGGTGGTTGGTTGCTTAAGGCTTTTAACTTGCACGCTGCAGGATCTACCATTGACAGCGGCTGTAAACATTCATTGGGACATGACAGAGCCTACATGTCACCACTTCTAGTTTTACACCATAGGTCTGCGTCATACAATAGGGTCTCTGATGATTTTAGTCAGCATGCAAGCACGAGAATGGGGATCATCTGTTCAGGAATGCGAATTCCTCAAATAATCCATTTTAATTTCGGACTAATAGACTGAGGGTTGCATTGGGAGAAATGAGGCAAAATTCACGTTGTGATGAAAGACTTAATGCCTGAACACCTTCCCGAGCCGTAAGGCTTAGTTCACTTCAATGctttatagatttattttactATCATGGTGACCATCAGTAAGACAGTGCTGCTTTTTCACCCTTGGGTTAAACATCAGCTgacttattaaaatataaagtcaTTCCCCGAATTTCGTAACAGTTCGATGTTGAGGTATTGCGTAATGCAATTGTGCAGACATGGCCCAGCTCTAGCACCATGACTTTCATGCAACTTGTTATAAATGACATTCCCGTACATGAGCCGACGTCTAAAACCAAGCAGACCACAAACCAAAGATGCAGACGTGTGTCACACGGTTATTTCTGTACCACCAATAATGGCAGTGACATGTGTGATAAATGCTGCTGCGCTGTATGGTAACTTACTGGCATGGCGGTTATTGACACGGTAGAGGCCGATCCAAGCTTCTGACACCGGCCGCTGGTGTGTGCCTCGGACCCGGGCGGATCTTGCGCCAACGCTGCGGGCGGAAGAGTGTCGATTCCCGGGCAGCCGCTCGGAAAAAGTGCGGTGTGGTGTGCGGCCCGTCTCCTCTCCCGGCTGATGTTCAGCGTCAGCGGTAGCCCCCGGGCTAATATTCCCGTCTTCCTCGGGTTTCCCCTCGCTGTTGTTGTCGTCCGCAGGGGAAGCTTGGCTACTGCCAGAGGGCATGCTGTGGTGGTCAGCGGGGGTACCGTCGGCGCTCGCCCCGTGCTGCCCCAGGTCCGAGTCGCTTCCCTCCTCGGATCTGCTCCTGTTGGCCTCCGTGTCCTCGAAGCTCCCCGAGAAGTCGACCATGAGACTGGTGGGCCTGGTACAGCGGGTTCGCCGATAGGAATCCCGCTTTGTGCCCTCTTTTCCAAAAGCAGAGGGCACCGGGTCTTCCTGTAGGCGGCTTGCTCTCGTCCCCATCTCTAGCAGGAGCTAATCCAGCTGGCTAACCGAGCTGCTGCTTCCTCAATGCGAACCACCAGAGAACAAGGGGACGAGATACGCTCCGAAACGCGTGTTAAACAGACAGATATTCGGCTGTGAACTCCAATTAACAACAGCTGTCCGGAAACGGGCTTCGCCGAAGATAATATGTCGTTCAATGGTCTTTCTCCGTCCTCAAACTGTAATTTCGATGCACATTTTCCTTCCCTTTTCAACGCACCCGTTCTCGTTGCTGCAGCGGAAGTGAAGCATTTTAGCTTCCTCTTTTGAGCCGTACACAAACAGTTACGGTAACGTCACTCTGccggttttttttttcatttaaaattaaactcttAAAATAAAGATATTCCAATAAAACAACACTTATTTCCGCAGTAGTTTTACagataatattttattgattagAAAACGCTGTAGAAGAACTCATGCtaatttcttaaataaaagtgcagtACT
Encoded here:
- the zgc:66427 gene encoding E3 ubiquitin-protein ligase znrf2 isoform X2; amino-acid sequence: MGTRASRLQEDPVPSAFGKEGTKRDSYRRTRCTRPTSLMVDFSGSFEDTEANRSRSEEGSDSDLGQHGASADGTPADHHSMPSGSSQASPADDNNSEGKPEEDGNISPGATADAEHQPGEETGRTPHRTFSERLPGNRHSSARSVGARSARVRGTHQRPVSEAWIGLYRVNNRHANIRCPFCSKPFPGGRIEDHLLSCLTSPPLPYNTDVLSKDSGECSICLEDLVQGETIARLACLCVYHKSCIDSWSKVKPCCPEHPFN
- the zgc:66427 gene encoding E3 ubiquitin-protein ligase znrf2 isoform X1 produces the protein MGTRASRLQEDPVPSAFGKEGTKRDSYRRTRCTRPTSLMVDFSGSFEDTEANRSRSEEGSDSDLGQHGASADGTPADHHSMPSGSSQASPADDNNSEGKPEEDGNISPGATADAEHQPGEETGRTPHRTFSERLPGNRHSSARSVGARSARVRGTHQRPVSEAWIGLYRVNNRHAMQSLLCTDIRCPFCSKPFPGGRIEDHLLSCLTSPPLPYNTDVLSKDSGECSICLEDLVQGETIARLACLCVYHKSCIDSWSKVKPCCPEHPFN